The genome window GTATCAACGCGTCCACTTCTTGTAGTTTTTCTATGATTAAATCATTTGCATCAAAAACCCTTATTCCTCTAAGCCAATCAGGTGCTTCTTGAGTAAACCTTCCTTCATCATCAACAGGTGCAAAAGCATCTACACCATATCTTTGACCGATGATATAGTCTTCTTGACCGTGTCCTGGTGCCATATGTACCAATCCTGTACCGGTACCAAGCTCAACAAACTCAGAGAGATAAACCTTTGAAACTCTATCTATAAACGGATGATAATACTCTTTAAACTCTAAATCTTTTCCTTTAACCTGCTTTATTACTTCTCCATTTAATCCGGTCTTTTCTTTAAAGTTTTCAAGTAATTCTTTGGCAACTATCAAAATTCCTTTATCTGTTTTGAAATAAACATAATCAAACTCTGGATGAACCATTACACCAAGGTTTGCAGGCAACGTCCAAGGAGTAGTAGTCCAAATTACAAGATAGGTATCATCAGAATCTTTCATTTTAAACTTTACATAGATAGACGGGTCTTTTTTGTCGTAATATTCAATTTCCGCTTCTGCTTCTGCTGTTTTGTCATAGATACACCAATAAACAGGCTTTTTACCTCTGTATGCAACGCCTTTGTTAAACACTCTTCCAAGCTCTAAAACTTCCTGTGCTTGATAGAATGGTCTCATTGTAAGATAAGGTTTTTCCCAATTTCCAATAATGCCAAGTCTTTTAAACTCTTCTTTTTGGATGTTTACAAACTTTAAAGCGTATTCTCTGCATAGCTTTCTAAACTCAGATTTAGAAAGGTCTTCTTTTTTAATTTTCTTCTCTTTTAATTCTTTTTCTACCTGTTGTTCAATCGGAAGTCCATGACAATCCCAGCCTGGAACAAAAGGTGCATCTTTTCCTTTCATGGATTGATATTTAACTAAAATATCTTTTAAGATTTTGTTTAAAGCATGTCCAATGTGTATATGTCCGTTTGCATATGGTGGTCCGTCATGAAGAATATATTTATCTTTTCCTTTTCTATCTTCTCTAAGTTTCTGATAAAGATTTATTTTTTCCCAAAAAGATAATATTTCAGGCTCTTTATTTGGTAGATTACCTTTCATAGGAAATTCAGTTTGAGGCAGGTTTAATGTGTCTTTAAATTCCAATTTTGAGATACCTCCGGCATGATTTTAAAAATATTATTATATCATTTGTTTAAGTCTGTTTTTTATGGAATATAGAGGGTGTTCCAAAATTTTTGTAAATTTACCTTTCTTTGTCATTCTGAGGCTGTAAAGCCAAAGGATCTTTTTTTGATTTTTTGACCTAAAAAGAGAAACATGAGATTCTTCGCTTCGCTCAGAATGACAGTGCAGATTTTTGGAATAGTCTCATGGAATATAGAAACTTTTTGTAAATTTATAAAAGTATATAGATATTCGGGTGAGAAGTTCAATAAAAGTAAGAGATTTTTCCCACAGCTGCAGAATAACACTGTAGATGTATGAAATATGAGCTATAAAGTGTTAGCTAATTTAATTATCAAACAAAGAATGTAATAAATTTCTAACAAAAAGGGCTATATCTTCTTTTGATGCTCCAATACCTATAACTTCCACAAATGCTTGGTAGAGAAACGGCAACATAATTCCGATCAATGCAATTAACATAACTACCATACCAGCATGTAAATTTCTTTTCAGAATGCTTTCTGAAGGATTAGAAGGATTGTAATAAACCACAACCTTTTTGTCATTAAAATCGTTTATTATTTTCTCTGCAGTGTTATAGTCAGATTCAAAAGGAGTTATAAATATCTTATTAGATATATACTCTTTTCCATCTACTTTGTATTTATATTCTATAACCGGTCTATAAGTCTCATATTTGATTATCTCTTTGACTCTTTCAACTCTCTTATCTAAAATTTCTCCTTCCGTCTTTTTCCAAAAGAAAAATCTAAAATATTTATATATAACAAACATAGTCAAAACAGACGCAAATAGCACGTAAGCAACAAACACTTTAAGCATAGTACAACCCTTAAATAACGGGATTTAAGCTATTATTATAAATCAAATTGCTGTTTGTCTGAAAGCAAATTGCTAGCTAAGAGATTCTGTTTGAAAAATTTATCTTAGTAAAAAAGTTAGATGTTCAAAGATTTTTTGAAATAGTGTAAAATAAAGTATTAAAGTTTTTTATTTTTACTTCCTTGGTGAAAATTTTTGCTATTTAAAATTTAGCTACAATCAGGGAGTTTTTTAACTTTTTAATAATTTTATAACTAACTGTACCTTGGCAATTGAATAGGTTAGCCCACACAAGCTTGTTTCACGTAAAACGTGAGACGTGAGATGGGAGAAATTGGAGATTGGTTTATCAATAATTTAATGATTTTTATTTGATTGATTGATGACTTAGTAAGGTGATTTATTAGTCAGTGAAGCTAAGATATTGGTAATGTGATTTTATTTTTTGATGTTTGATTTAAGATTGCTTAATGATGGTTTGAAAGAGATTTTTTGAAAAGTAGTTGTAAGTATTTGTTGAATTAAACTTTTTAATTTTGAATTTTTTAATATCTAATTTTTTGAAAATTTACAGTTTTTTATTTTGAAAT of Sulfurihydrogenibium sp. contains these proteins:
- a CDS encoding DUF3592 domain-containing protein; amino-acid sequence: MLKVFVAYVLFASVLTMFVIYKYFRFFFWKKTEGEILDKRVERVKEIIKYETYRPVIEYKYKVDGKEYISNKIFITPFESDYNTAEKIINDFNDKKVVVYYNPSNPSESILKRNLHAGMVVMLIALIGIMLPFLYQAFVEVIGIGASKEDIALFVRNLLHSLFDN